One segment of Micromonospora parathelypteridis DNA contains the following:
- a CDS encoding oxidoreductase, which yields MPRVWLITGCSRGLGRALAEAVLADGDQLVATARNPAQLDDLVDQYGDQVRTIALDVTDPVAAHTVVRTAVDTFGSLDVLVNNAGYADVASIEDMPEDALRAQIEANFYGVVNLSRAALPTMRDQRRGHILQISSVGSRVASTGLGAYQSAKWAVSGFSGVLAKEVATFGIRITSVEPGALRTDWAGSSMTMLPISDPYQPVIDPAVQRLRQASGNQPGDPVRAAQAIIRITRVDDPPLRLLLGADAVAGATAAAEALAASDARWRELSESIVFDAAP from the coding sequence GTGCCACGAGTCTGGCTCATCACCGGTTGTTCCCGCGGGCTCGGCCGGGCGCTCGCCGAGGCCGTGCTGGCCGACGGCGACCAGCTGGTCGCCACCGCCCGCAACCCGGCCCAGCTCGACGACCTGGTCGACCAGTACGGCGACCAGGTCAGGACGATCGCCCTCGACGTCACCGACCCGGTCGCCGCCCACACCGTCGTACGCACCGCCGTGGACACCTTCGGAAGCCTGGACGTCCTGGTCAACAACGCCGGGTACGCCGACGTCGCCTCGATCGAGGACATGCCGGAGGACGCGTTACGGGCTCAGATCGAGGCCAACTTCTACGGGGTGGTCAATCTGTCCCGCGCCGCCCTGCCAACGATGCGCGATCAGCGGCGCGGGCACATTCTCCAGATCTCCAGCGTCGGCAGCCGGGTCGCCAGCACCGGTCTGGGCGCGTACCAGTCGGCCAAGTGGGCGGTCAGCGGTTTCTCCGGGGTGCTCGCGAAGGAGGTCGCGACGTTCGGGATTCGGATCACCAGCGTCGAGCCGGGCGCGCTGCGCACCGACTGGGCCGGCTCGTCGATGACCATGCTGCCGATCAGCGACCCGTACCAGCCGGTCATCGACCCGGCCGTGCAGCGGCTGCGCCAGGCCAGCGGCAACCAGCCGGGCGACCCGGTCCGGGCCGCCCAGGCGATCATCCGGATCACCCGGGTCGACGACCCGCCTCTCCGGTTGTTGCTCGGCGCCGACGCTGTGGCGGGCGCCACGGCTGCCGCCGAGGCCCTTGCCGCATCCGATGCGCGGTGGCGCGAGTTGAGCGAGTCCATCGTCTTCGATGCGGCCCCCTGA
- the urtD gene encoding urea ABC transporter ATP-binding protein UrtD, with the protein MSGDRLDGLSVCDVRVSFDGFTAVDGVSLEVPAGDIRFLIGPNGAGKTTLVDAITGLVRATGSVRFGDHELLGRPVHRISRLGIGRTFQTSTVFEELSVLQNLDIAAGARRSWATLARRRRDVPDEVAGALETIGLAERAGHLAGTLAHGQKQWLEIGMLLVQDARLLLLDEPVAGMSHEERDATGVLLETVSQDRTVVVIEHDMDFLRRFARSVTVLHAGRVLSEGTVAQVQADPRVQEVYLGHPVDAGSAPTGLEA; encoded by the coding sequence ATGAGCGGCGACCGGTTGGACGGTCTGTCCGTCTGCGACGTGCGGGTCAGCTTCGACGGTTTCACGGCCGTCGACGGCGTCTCGCTGGAGGTGCCGGCCGGCGACATACGGTTCCTGATCGGGCCGAACGGTGCTGGCAAGACCACCCTGGTCGACGCGATCACCGGCCTGGTCCGGGCCACCGGTTCGGTCCGCTTCGGTGATCACGAGTTGCTCGGCCGGCCGGTGCACCGGATCAGCCGGTTGGGCATCGGGCGGACCTTCCAGACCTCGACGGTCTTCGAGGAACTGTCCGTGCTGCAGAACCTCGACATCGCGGCGGGCGCTCGTCGCAGCTGGGCGACCCTGGCCCGCCGCCGTCGGGATGTCCCGGACGAGGTGGCCGGGGCGCTGGAGACCATCGGGCTGGCCGAGCGGGCCGGGCACCTCGCCGGGACGCTCGCGCACGGCCAGAAGCAGTGGCTGGAGATCGGGATGCTGCTGGTGCAGGACGCCCGACTGCTGCTGCTCGACGAGCCGGTCGCCGGGATGAGCCACGAGGAACGCGACGCCACCGGTGTCCTGCTGGAGACGGTGAGCCAGGACCGCACGGTCGTGGTGATCGAGCACGACATGGACTTCCTGCGCCGGTTCGCGCGCAGCGTCACCGTGCTGCACGCCGGTCGGGTGCTCAGCGAGGGCACGGTGGCCCAGGTCCAGGCCGACCCGCGCGTGCAGGAGGTCTACCTTGGCCACCCGGTCGACGCCGGGTCGGCCCCCACCGGCCTGGAGGCATGA
- a CDS encoding LamG-like jellyroll fold domain-containing protein: protein MSRARRAAVSLLAVGALTGAAAPPAQADRSISHDVHPALRAHLVAAYDFDHPVPGDPALERDQGRSGTEIELINGGAAMRVPDHAYRGSRNAVRTRQVDPAVAGNDDWKAGTWSASGVRTLRAFSATGGTTVMGWFKLNMDSPLPNSTTADPDDRYNAIGLAGVLTGDSDGHGVRALLELIDVDGELRLVALGRRLDGGNSQTFAANRDWRELLPVGEWVHLAATFDFGTGALALYRNGEPVDGFYTRTDDPWLVSGPGPHVTTASDPRGIKIGGSFPQDTLERNPCDCRMDGLMFLDSVVSANDVRRQYRHLAR from the coding sequence ATGTCCAGGGCCCGACGAGCCGCCGTCTCCCTCCTGGCGGTCGGCGCGCTGACCGGCGCCGCGGCGCCGCCGGCGCAGGCGGATCGCAGCATCTCGCACGACGTCCACCCGGCCCTGCGAGCGCACCTGGTCGCCGCGTACGACTTCGACCACCCGGTGCCCGGCGACCCCGCGCTGGAGCGCGACCAGGGCCGCTCCGGCACCGAGATCGAGCTGATCAACGGCGGTGCCGCCATGCGGGTGCCGGACCACGCGTACCGGGGCAGCCGCAACGCGGTGCGGACGCGGCAGGTCGACCCGGCGGTGGCCGGCAACGACGACTGGAAGGCCGGCACCTGGTCGGCCAGCGGAGTGCGGACGCTGCGCGCCTTCAGCGCCACCGGCGGCACCACCGTGATGGGCTGGTTCAAGCTGAACATGGACAGCCCGCTGCCCAACTCCACCACCGCCGACCCGGACGACAGGTACAACGCGATCGGGCTGGCCGGAGTGCTGACCGGCGACTCCGACGGTCACGGCGTCCGCGCCCTGCTGGAGCTGATCGACGTCGACGGCGAGCTGCGTCTCGTCGCGCTCGGCCGACGCCTCGACGGCGGCAACTCGCAGACCTTCGCCGCCAACCGGGACTGGCGGGAACTGCTGCCGGTGGGGGAGTGGGTGCACCTCGCCGCCACCTTCGACTTCGGCACCGGGGCTCTCGCCCTCTACCGTAACGGCGAACCGGTGGACGGGTTCTACACCCGGACCGACGACCCGTGGCTGGTGTCCGGGCCTGGCCCGCACGTCACCACGGCCTCCGACCCTCGGGGCATCAAGATCGGCGGGAGCTTCCCCCAGGACACGCTGGAACGCAACCCGTGTGACTGCCGCATGGACGGCCTGATGTTCCTCGACAGTGTGGTCTCCGCGAACGACGTCCGGAGGCAGTACCGCCACCTGGCCCGCTGA
- the urtE gene encoding urea ABC transporter ATP-binding subunit UrtE: protein MLTLRGVHAGYGRSRVLHGVDLTVPPDGVAAVLGHNGAGKSTLLRVAAGLLRPSAGTVELDGEDVTRLGPHDRVARGMAYVPQGQQCFPHLTAAENLRLVADGRRDGAVATAEVLDLFPALRPLLRRRAGLLSGGQRQQLAIARALITRPRLLMLDEPTEGIQPSVVAEIQERIVELTRQSGFSVLLVEQHLGFALRVANRYHVLESGRVTSHGDGGVTAEREVRAALAV, encoded by the coding sequence ATGCTGACGTTGCGCGGGGTGCACGCCGGGTACGGGCGTAGTCGGGTGCTGCACGGGGTGGACCTCACCGTCCCGCCGGACGGGGTGGCCGCGGTGCTCGGGCACAACGGCGCCGGCAAGAGCACCCTGCTGCGGGTCGCGGCCGGCCTGCTGCGCCCGAGCGCCGGCACCGTCGAGCTGGACGGCGAGGACGTCACCCGCCTCGGGCCGCACGATCGGGTGGCGCGGGGGATGGCGTACGTCCCGCAGGGCCAGCAGTGCTTCCCGCACCTGACCGCAGCGGAGAATCTGCGGCTGGTCGCCGATGGACGGCGCGACGGCGCGGTGGCCACCGCGGAGGTGCTGGATCTGTTTCCGGCGCTGCGTCCGCTGCTGCGGCGCCGGGCCGGGTTGCTCTCGGGCGGTCAGCGCCAACAACTGGCCATCGCCCGGGCGCTGATCACCCGGCCGCGGCTGCTGATGCTCGACGAGCCGACCGAGGGCATCCAACCGTCGGTGGTCGCGGAGATCCAGGAGCGGATCGTCGAGCTGACCCGACAGTCCGGGTTCAGCGTGCTCCTCGTCGAGCAGCACCTGGGTTTCGCGCTGCGGGTGGCGAACCGCTATCACGTACTGGAATCCGGCCGGGTCACCTCGCACGGCGACGGGGGCGTCACGGCGGAACGGGAGGTCCGTGCGGCCCTGGCGGTGTGA
- a CDS encoding ATP-binding protein → MPAERPETVTEQSVPAPLADTMPYRVATDVRALRGFVSAGALARGLPPDRVELLTLAISELATNTLQHTTGGGWVRLWAESGQLFCDVVDQGPTRALGRAMPAADAIRGRGLAIVERVCDEVAVLTSPGQTVVRIRLSL, encoded by the coding sequence ATGCCGGCGGAGCGACCGGAGACCGTGACCGAGCAGAGCGTCCCCGCCCCCCTCGCGGACACCATGCCGTACCGGGTGGCGACCGACGTCCGAGCGCTGCGTGGGTTCGTCAGCGCCGGGGCGCTGGCCCGGGGTCTGCCGCCGGATCGGGTGGAGCTGCTGACGCTGGCGATCAGCGAGTTGGCCACCAACACGTTGCAGCACACCACCGGCGGTGGCTGGGTCCGGCTCTGGGCCGAATCGGGGCAGCTGTTCTGCGACGTCGTCGACCAGGGGCCGACGCGGGCGTTGGGCCGGGCCATGCCGGCCGCCGACGCGATACGGGGTCGAGGGCTGGCGATCGTGGAACGGGTCTGCGACGAGGTCGCCGTGCTCACCAGCCCCGGGCAGACCGTCGTACGTATTCGCCTGAGCCTGTGA
- a CDS encoding nuclear transport factor 2 family protein has translation MPDSAREAELLDAERTLQDAQRAGDAAALDQLLVDQLIAIGPDGGTYTKQDDLAAYRDRRSVVEELVEEELDLLVVGSTGVTFFLGRVAGVSEGTAFAARLRYTRTWVHDDPHGWRVLAAHVSPV, from the coding sequence ATGCCGGACAGCGCACGCGAGGCAGAGCTGCTCGATGCCGAGCGCACCCTGCAGGACGCCCAGCGGGCCGGCGACGCGGCCGCCCTCGATCAGCTGCTCGTCGACCAGCTGATCGCCATCGGTCCGGACGGCGGTACGTACACGAAGCAGGATGACCTGGCCGCTTACCGGGACCGCCGCTCTGTCGTGGAGGAGCTGGTCGAGGAGGAGCTGGACCTGCTCGTCGTCGGGTCGACCGGGGTGACCTTCTTCCTGGGCAGGGTGGCCGGGGTGTCCGAGGGGACGGCGTTCGCGGCACGCCTGCGCTACACCCGGACCTGGGTCCACGACGACCCGCACGGTTGGCGGGTCCTCGCCGCACACGTCAGCCCGGTCTGA
- the urtB gene encoding urea ABC transporter permease subunit UrtB: MTVLFGQLFTGISIGAVLLLIALGLALTFGQMNVINMAHGEFIMAGAYTTYVLQQSITGAGWSLVVALPVAFVVAGTMGVLLEILLIRRLYARPLDTLLVTWGVSLMLQQLARDVFGSPNVQTRAPELLTGNVALPGGLTIANNRLFILALALAAVAALTLALRLTPLGRRIRAVVQNRDLAAVSGIPTARVDRTTFFIGSGLAGLAGVALTLLGPIGPTMGTNLIIDAFLVVVVGGIGQLKGSVIVAFALGVLQATGEYLTTLSVAKVIVFVAIVAFLQWRPQGLFTLRTRSLA, translated from the coding sequence GTGACAGTCCTCTTCGGTCAACTCTTCACCGGCATCAGCATCGGCGCGGTGCTGCTGCTCATCGCTCTGGGACTCGCGCTGACCTTCGGCCAGATGAACGTGATCAACATGGCGCACGGTGAGTTCATCATGGCCGGCGCGTACACCACCTATGTCCTGCAACAGAGCATCACCGGGGCCGGCTGGTCGCTGGTGGTCGCGCTGCCGGTGGCGTTCGTGGTCGCCGGCACGATGGGCGTCCTGCTGGAAATCCTGCTCATCCGCCGGCTCTACGCCCGACCACTGGACACCCTGCTGGTCACCTGGGGCGTGTCGTTGATGCTGCAGCAACTGGCCCGCGACGTCTTCGGCAGTCCGAACGTGCAGACCCGCGCTCCTGAGCTGCTGACCGGCAACGTGGCGCTGCCCGGCGGGCTGACCATCGCCAACAACCGGCTGTTCATCCTGGCCCTGGCGCTGGCCGCCGTCGCGGCGCTCACCCTGGCGCTGCGGCTCACCCCGCTCGGGCGCCGCATCCGGGCCGTGGTGCAGAACCGTGACCTCGCCGCGGTGTCCGGCATCCCCACCGCGCGGGTCGACCGGACAACCTTCTTCATCGGCTCCGGCCTGGCCGGGCTCGCCGGCGTGGCACTCACCCTGCTCGGCCCGATCGGCCCGACCATGGGCACCAACCTGATCATCGATGCCTTCCTGGTCGTCGTGGTCGGCGGGATCGGCCAGCTCAAGGGCAGCGTGATCGTCGCCTTCGCCCTCGGCGTGCTGCAGGCCACCGGGGAGTACCTGACCACCCTCAGCGTCGCCAAGGTGATCGTGTTCGTGGCGATCGTCGCGTTCCTCCAGTGGCGGCCACAGGGCCTGTTCACCCTGCGGACCAGGAGCCTCGCATGA
- a CDS encoding SUKH-4 family immunity protein, which yields MIPELRQLIEELRADLADQPASLAWAEFGEGAAIDAVPVGLPADLRDLLLAADGLRAGRVELASTSTLAGMQYHLDYAPDFSSIPEDRAGWLVVGTRSDEPIFMDRGTGAIWYFPPNGTEWFMSDAFEELAPDLGSFVDYYLLGPGYAELTPADDRWFAYLDEQGLLDEDDEE from the coding sequence TTGATCCCCGAGCTGCGGCAGCTCATCGAGGAGCTGCGGGCGGACCTGGCCGACCAACCGGCCAGCCTGGCGTGGGCCGAGTTCGGCGAGGGCGCCGCCATCGATGCCGTACCGGTGGGTCTCCCGGCCGACCTGCGGGATCTGCTGCTGGCGGCCGACGGGCTGCGCGCTGGTCGGGTCGAGCTGGCGTCCACGTCGACCCTGGCCGGAATGCAGTACCACCTCGACTACGCGCCGGACTTCTCGTCCATCCCCGAGGACCGGGCGGGCTGGCTGGTGGTGGGCACCCGCAGCGACGAGCCGATCTTCATGGACCGTGGCACGGGCGCCATCTGGTACTTCCCACCGAACGGCACCGAGTGGTTCATGTCCGACGCGTTCGAGGAACTCGCCCCCGACCTCGGCTCCTTCGTGGACTACTACCTGCTCGGCCCCGGCTACGCCGAGCTGACCCCCGCGGACGACCGATGGTTCGCGTACCTCGATGAGCAGGGCCTGCTCGACGAGGACGACGAGGAGTGA
- a CDS encoding LacI family DNA-binding transcriptional regulator produces MNTFGGLRMPRANQRPRLVDVAEHAAVSLATASRALAGREGVSAEVADRIRQIARELGYVANPYARTLASGASSTVGLIVHQVDDPYFSEIAAGVIQLAAEQGLLVQMCQSGRDPGYELQQLRHLIAQRVGIVLISGSGYDDPRVEAAARAELAAFQDHGGRAAAIGRHALGIDAVLPDNEAGGFALAQHLMDLGHRRIAVAAGSAGLTTVADRLAGVSSALRQRGRSDADLAVVHSDFTRGGGRAAAEQILNEHPATTAIIALNDVMAMGVLSTLRSRSVPVPARMSVVGFDDVSVAADLAPSLTTIRLPMTEMGRTALTLALKPRSIRPRRRPTGHLLVVRDSTGPAPKT; encoded by the coding sequence ATGAATACCTTCGGGGGGTTGCGGATGCCCAGGGCCAACCAGCGGCCGCGCCTCGTGGACGTGGCCGAACACGCCGCCGTCTCGCTGGCGACCGCATCCCGGGCCCTCGCCGGCCGCGAGGGGGTCAGCGCCGAGGTGGCCGACCGGATCCGGCAGATCGCCCGCGAGCTGGGATACGTCGCCAACCCGTACGCCCGCACCCTGGCCAGCGGAGCCAGTTCCACCGTGGGCCTGATCGTCCACCAGGTCGACGACCCGTACTTCTCCGAGATCGCCGCCGGAGTCATCCAGCTCGCCGCCGAACAGGGACTACTGGTGCAGATGTGCCAGTCCGGACGCGACCCCGGCTACGAGCTGCAACAACTGCGCCACCTGATCGCCCAGCGGGTCGGCATCGTGCTGATCAGCGGTTCGGGCTACGACGACCCCCGGGTGGAGGCCGCGGCCCGCGCCGAGCTGGCCGCGTTCCAGGACCACGGCGGACGCGCCGCCGCCATCGGACGGCACGCGCTCGGCATCGATGCCGTCCTGCCGGACAACGAGGCCGGCGGTTTCGCACTCGCCCAGCACCTGATGGATCTCGGCCACCGGCGGATCGCGGTCGCCGCCGGCAGCGCCGGACTCACCACGGTCGCCGATCGGCTGGCCGGCGTGTCGTCGGCCCTGCGGCAACGCGGGCGGTCCGACGCCGACCTCGCCGTCGTGCACAGCGACTTCACCCGCGGTGGCGGACGTGCGGCCGCCGAACAGATCCTCAACGAACATCCGGCAACGACAGCGATCATCGCGCTCAACGACGTGATGGCCATGGGCGTGCTGTCGACGCTGAGGTCCCGCAGCGTGCCGGTGCCGGCGCGGATGTCCGTCGTCGGCTTCGACGACGTCTCGGTGGCGGCCGACCTCGCGCCCAGCCTCACCACCATCCGCCTGCCGATGACCGAGATGGGGCGCACGGCCCTCACCCTCGCGCTCAAACCACGCTCGATACGCCCTCGCCGCCGACCCACGGGACACCTGCTGGTCGTCCGCGACTCGACCGGGCCCGCACCGAAGACCTGA
- a CDS encoding molybdenum cofactor biosysynthesis protein translates to MPEIVELLASPVHRFLGRPSDGPAPAPPGELVDVVQIRASLGIVGDRYFGQQAHRDASVTVIARESLPVGIGLAEVRRNILTTGIAVDELIGKVLVLDSGDGPVSLRVNRAARPCAWMDVTVGPGTWKALRTTGGIRCTPLNDGTLRVGAIAAAVT, encoded by the coding sequence ATGCCGGAGATCGTCGAGTTGCTGGCCTCGCCCGTGCACCGCTTCCTGGGCCGGCCCTCCGACGGCCCGGCGCCCGCCCCACCCGGCGAACTGGTCGACGTGGTCCAGATCCGGGCCAGTCTCGGCATCGTCGGCGACCGGTACTTCGGCCAGCAGGCGCACCGCGACGCCAGCGTCACGGTCATCGCCCGGGAGTCCCTGCCGGTCGGCATCGGCCTGGCCGAGGTCCGGCGCAACATCCTCACCACGGGGATCGCCGTGGACGAGCTGATCGGCAAGGTGCTGGTCCTCGACTCCGGCGACGGCCCGGTCAGCCTGCGGGTCAACCGGGCGGCCCGGCCCTGCGCCTGGATGGACGTCACCGTCGGCCCCGGAACGTGGAAGGCGCTGCGCACCACTGGCGGCATCCGCTGCACGCCACTCAACGACGGCACCCTGCGCGTTGGCGCGATCGCCGCTGCGGTGACCTGA
- a CDS encoding PQQ-dependent sugar dehydrogenase, with amino-acid sequence MLILHRRTGGVRRSALTAGLAALVLVLSTLVASPARAADAVYDPIPEMPIQSRLGLVLSEYTNFPQSQPTPAPTDPRLMRTARINTIMELPDGSGRRAVPDLNGNLYLVENGVPHVYLDVAATFAPRFFSGRGLGQGFGYVTFHPEFGANGRFYTIHTELASAATSTPPDYAQPNAIYHGVITEWTATDPAADTFAGTRREVLRIGFGGQVHGIQEINFNPTAKRHDADYGLLYLAVGDGGQGARNTDPQNLGLPHGKLLRIDPRGTNSANGRYGIPPRNPFVGQTGALGEIYAVGFRDPHRFSWDRATGRMYLGHIGEHAVEAIYEVRAGDNFGWSEREGSFVFDKAATNPCDRLFPLPADDDRYGYTYPVAAYDHDPAAGWNCTDDVGVAVAGGFVYRGRALPALRGKYVFGDLVDGRVLYTEANEMRRGRGLAPIHQLALFDAAGGPVRMRDLSGPGAPGDPNRVDLRFGTDAAGELYLVAKANGKIWKVTGTRVFASGDVGDTTLRRTAGASNWAPVTPAKWQFTHDQVILAEAGESRPGPRRPFEYAVLTAGSAWSSVQIDARVRLDTPVEVTNRDVIIVFGWRSDTEFYYAHLSTDNTIYPHNGIFKVDNADRERIDHQWNGRSRGANPAITDAKWHDVRVVHLPATGEIAVYVDGHKDPLLTAKDTTFGSGRVGFGSFDNVGRLRNLTVTGTPA; translated from the coding sequence GTGCTCATCCTCCACCGCCGCACCGGCGGAGTCCGCCGATCCGCGCTGACGGCCGGACTCGCCGCCCTCGTGCTGGTCCTGTCCACCCTGGTCGCCAGCCCCGCCCGGGCTGCCGACGCGGTCTACGACCCGATCCCCGAGATGCCGATCCAGTCCCGCCTCGGGCTGGTCCTCAGCGAGTACACCAACTTCCCGCAGTCGCAACCCACTCCGGCTCCGACCGATCCGCGGCTCATGCGTACCGCGCGGATCAACACCATCATGGAGCTGCCCGACGGCTCCGGCCGACGCGCGGTGCCCGACCTGAACGGCAACCTCTACCTGGTCGAGAACGGCGTACCGCACGTCTACCTCGACGTGGCGGCGACGTTCGCGCCGCGGTTCTTCTCCGGCCGTGGTCTCGGCCAGGGCTTCGGGTACGTCACCTTCCACCCGGAATTCGGTGCCAACGGCCGGTTCTACACCATCCACACCGAACTGGCCTCGGCGGCGACGAGCACGCCGCCGGACTACGCCCAGCCGAACGCGATCTACCACGGTGTCATCACCGAGTGGACGGCGACCGACCCGGCCGCCGACACGTTCGCCGGCACCCGCCGCGAGGTGCTGCGCATCGGCTTCGGTGGCCAGGTGCACGGCATCCAGGAGATCAACTTCAACCCCACGGCCAAGCGCCACGACGCCGACTACGGCCTGCTGTACCTCGCGGTCGGCGACGGCGGTCAGGGCGCCCGCAACACCGATCCACAGAACCTGGGCCTGCCGCACGGCAAGCTGCTGCGGATCGACCCCCGGGGCACCAACTCGGCCAACGGGCGATACGGCATCCCACCCCGCAACCCGTTCGTCGGCCAGACCGGCGCGCTCGGCGAGATCTACGCCGTGGGCTTCCGGGACCCGCACCGGTTCAGCTGGGACCGGGCGACCGGCCGGATGTACCTGGGGCACATCGGCGAGCACGCCGTCGAGGCGATCTACGAGGTCCGCGCCGGCGACAACTTCGGCTGGAGCGAGCGCGAGGGTTCCTTCGTCTTCGACAAGGCGGCCACGAACCCCTGCGACCGGCTGTTCCCGCTGCCCGCCGACGACGACCGGTACGGCTACACATACCCGGTCGCCGCGTACGACCATGACCCGGCCGCGGGCTGGAACTGCACCGACGACGTCGGCGTCGCCGTGGCCGGCGGGTTCGTCTACCGGGGGCGGGCGCTGCCCGCGCTGCGCGGCAAGTACGTCTTCGGTGACCTGGTCGACGGCCGGGTGCTCTACACCGAGGCGAACGAGATGCGCCGCGGCCGTGGCCTGGCCCCGATCCATCAACTCGCGCTCTTCGACGCGGCGGGCGGTCCGGTCCGGATGCGGGACCTCTCCGGGCCTGGTGCGCCGGGCGACCCCAACCGGGTGGACCTGCGCTTCGGCACCGACGCGGCCGGTGAGCTCTACCTGGTCGCCAAGGCCAACGGGAAGATCTGGAAGGTCACCGGCACCCGGGTGTTCGCCAGCGGCGACGTCGGCGACACCACCCTGCGACGCACCGCCGGGGCGTCGAACTGGGCGCCGGTGACGCCGGCGAAGTGGCAGTTCACCCACGACCAGGTCATCCTCGCGGAGGCTGGGGAGAGCCGGCCGGGCCCCCGCCGTCCGTTCGAGTACGCGGTGCTGACCGCCGGATCGGCGTGGTCGTCGGTGCAGATCGACGCCCGGGTACGACTCGACACCCCGGTGGAGGTCACCAACCGTGATGTGATCATCGTGTTCGGTTGGCGTTCGGACACCGAGTTCTACTACGCCCACCTCTCCACCGACAACACGATCTATCCGCACAACGGCATCTTCAAGGTCGACAATGCCGACCGGGAGCGGATCGACCACCAGTGGAACGGCCGGTCCCGTGGCGCCAACCCGGCCATCACCGATGCCAAATGGCACGACGTCCGGGTGGTGCACCTGCCGGCGACCGGCGAGATCGCGGTCTACGTCGACGGGCACAAGGACCCGTTGTTGACCGCGAAGGACACCACGTTCGGCTCGGGTCGGGTGGGCTTCGGCTCCTTCGACAACGTGGGCCGACTGCGAAACCTGACCGTCACCGGCACGCCGGCCTGA
- the urtC gene encoding urea ABC transporter permease subunit UrtC translates to MTAVTPAPPSVADDPAPTSVVPPARPDGRFRLRTAAGFAFGAALLFAVAPLVLSDFRLSLLAKYLCVAMVAVGIGIAWGRGGMLTLGQGVFFGLGGYAMAMHLKLADAGPGGMPDFMQLYGQLDELPVWWRPFASPWFALPATVLLPMAVAFGLGSLVFRRRVRGAYFAILSQALAAAMVILLIGQQGTTGGTNGLTDIKGFFGYDLDDPVNQRMVYFIIAGTLLALLALTRQLIRSRYGELLVAVRDGEERVRFLGYDPASVKLVAYVVAAGMAGLAGALFVPAVGIISPALIGIVPSIEFVIGVAVGGRATLLGPVLGAVAVAWARTALSERFPGTWTYLQGLLFVVVVAFLPGGLASLWALARRRDGAVESRRRGWSPLGRRRAERTEVPAA, encoded by the coding sequence ATGACTGCCGTCACCCCTGCGCCTCCCAGCGTCGCCGATGATCCGGCGCCCACCAGCGTCGTACCTCCGGCCCGGCCCGATGGTCGCTTCCGGCTGCGGACGGCCGCCGGCTTCGCGTTCGGCGCGGCGCTGCTGTTCGCCGTGGCGCCGCTGGTGCTGTCGGACTTCCGGCTGTCCCTGCTGGCCAAGTACCTCTGCGTCGCCATGGTCGCGGTCGGCATCGGGATCGCCTGGGGTCGGGGCGGGATGCTCACGCTCGGTCAGGGCGTCTTCTTCGGCCTCGGCGGCTACGCGATGGCCATGCACCTCAAGCTCGCCGACGCGGGCCCGGGTGGGATGCCCGACTTCATGCAGCTGTACGGGCAGCTCGACGAACTGCCGGTGTGGTGGAGACCGTTCGCCAGCCCGTGGTTCGCGCTGCCCGCGACGGTGTTGCTGCCGATGGCTGTCGCCTTCGGGCTCGGCTCGCTGGTCTTCCGTCGCCGTGTCCGAGGCGCGTACTTCGCCATCCTCAGTCAGGCGCTCGCCGCCGCGATGGTGATCCTGCTGATCGGGCAGCAGGGCACGACGGGCGGCACCAACGGGCTCACCGACATCAAGGGCTTCTTCGGCTACGACCTGGACGACCCGGTCAACCAGCGGATGGTCTACTTCATCATCGCCGGGACGCTGCTGGCGTTGCTCGCGCTGACCCGCCAACTCATCCGCAGCCGCTACGGGGAGCTGCTGGTGGCGGTCCGTGACGGTGAGGAGCGGGTCCGCTTCCTCGGCTACGACCCGGCGTCGGTCAAGCTCGTCGCGTACGTCGTCGCGGCCGGTATGGCCGGCCTGGCCGGGGCGCTGTTCGTGCCCGCGGTGGGCATCATCTCGCCCGCGCTGATCGGTATCGTCCCGTCGATCGAGTTCGTCATCGGGGTCGCGGTGGGTGGGCGGGCGACCCTGCTCGGTCCGGTGCTCGGCGCGGTGGCGGTGGCCTGGGCGCGTACCGCCCTGTCCGAGCGCTTCCCCGGCACCTGGACGTACCTGCAGGGTCTGCTCTTCGTGGTGGTGGTGGCGTTCCTGCCCGGCGGCCTGGCGTCGCTGTGGGCGCTGGCCCGCCGCCGTGACGGCGCCGTGGAGTCGCGCCGGCGTGGGTGGTCGCCGCTGGGTCGACGGCGCGCCGAGCGGACGGAGGTGCCGGCAGCATGA